The Nicotiana sylvestris chromosome 6, ASM39365v2, whole genome shotgun sequence genomic sequence GCCTTTTCAGACTCTTTTTCCTACAATTGAAGTAGAACACCTTATTAGAACAGGTTCTGATCATGCACCATTGTTATTGAGTTGTGGTGAGGAATCTTTGAAGTTTGTTAAGCCCTTTAAGCTTTTGAACTTTTGGGCAAATCATGAGACTTTCCTAGATGTAGTAAGGCAGAACTGGATAGCTGATTTTATAGGGGACCCTTTCTTAATGTTTAAGCAGAAGTTGAAAAGAGTCAAGATTGCTCTTTCAAAGTGGAGCAGGCTGACTTATGGAGACATTTTCAAACAACTGGCAATTAGAGAGGATGTGGTAAGAATCAAAGAGATGTTATTTGAAGAAGATTCATCAATAGCAAATAGAATAGTTCTTCAACAGATCCAAGCAGAGTTGAAGAAATATTTAAACATTGAAGAACAATACTGGAAGCAGAAAGCAGGCATGAGATGGTTTGAGGAAGGGGACAGGAATACTAGGTTCTTTCATAATCATGTTAATGGCAAGAGACAAAAGTTGCAACTAAAAAGGATGAAGGTTGCAGATGATACATGGATTGAATCTCCAGAGGCAATGTCTAATGCTGCAGTGGATTTCTTTTAGAAGCAGTTTACTAAAGAGGGTGATCCTACAAGTTTTGAACTACTGAACAATGTTCCTACAATGGTGACAATGGAACAAAATTTGGAGCTATGTAGACTACCTACTAGAGAAGAAGTAAAGGCAGCAGTGTTTGCATTGAGCAGTGAAAGTGCAAGTGGCCCGGATGGTTTTTCAGGTTTGTTTTTTCAATCATGCTGGGATATAATAGGAGAGGATATACACAAAATGTTGATCTTATTCTTTGAGGGTAATCCATTGCCAAAATCAGTCACTCATACAAATCTTGTGTTACTGCCCAAAAACCAAGAGTTCAAACTTTCTCAGATCTGAGACCTATAAGCTTGAGTAACTTTATTAATAAAGTTTTCTCAAGAGTGGTACATGATAGGCTGGAAAAGGTATTACCTTCTTTGATCTCTCCAAACCAATCAGGTTTTGTCAAGGGCAGGagtatttttgaaaatattttgttaactCAAGAGATTGTTACTGACATAAGGCTGAGGGGGAAACCTGCTAAAGTGGTGATTAATCTAGACATAGCAAAGGCCTATGATAGGGTCTCATGGAAGTTTTTGTTGCATGTATTAAGGAGGATGGGATTTGATGAATGTTTTATTAATATAGTTTGGAATTTGATCTCTAATAACTGGTATTCATTCATGGTTAATGGACAAGCATCAGGGTTCTTTCACTCATCTAGGAGGGTAAAGCAAGGAGATCCTCTTTCACCCGCCTTATTTATCCTATCAGCTGAAGTATTGTCAAGATCTTTGAATAAACTGTTTGAAGATAGAAAATTCAGGGGTTTTGGAATGCCTAAATGGACTGATCCTTTGAATCATCTAGCCTATGCTGATGATACCATCATATTTGCTTCTGCAAATCCTTATTCATTACAGAGAATAGTGGATGTTTTGGTACAATATGAGCAGGTTTCTGGGCAATTGATTGACAAGGCAAAGAGTTCATACTATATGCATACCAAGGTATCTGATATGTTGACAAATGCTGTAGGTAACATCACATGTTTTTCAAAAATGGGAGTTTCCTTTTACCTATCTAGGGTGTCCAATATTCTATTCAAGAAGGAGAAAGGATTACTACAATGATATAAGTCAGAAAGTGAAGGCCAAACTACATTCTTGGAAAGGAAAATTGTTATCATATGGAGGGAAAGCAACATTAATTACCTCTGTGCTACAAAGTATGCCAACACATATACTCTCAGTACTAGATCCACCTAAAAATGTGTTGGAACATTTGCATAAAACATTTGCAAGGTTCTTCTGGAGCAATAAGGCAGAGGGAAGGAGCAGGCATTGGACAAGGTAGCAGAACTTATGTCTCCCTAAAAAAGAAGGAGGGGTAGGTTTTAGATCTCTGATAGATATATTAAAGGCCCTATTTGCTAAACTGTAGTGGAGGTTTAGAACTACCAAAACTCTTTGGTCCAACTTTATGTGGAATAAGTACTGCAAGAAAGAGATTCCAATAGTAGTACAATTCAGAAAAGGATCACATGTCTGGAGAAAAATGTTAGAAGCAAGGGAGGAAGTAAAACATGAGATATTATGGGAGATGAAAAGAGGATCTACAAATGTGTGGCATGAGAACTGGACAGGATTAGGAGCATTATATCATGTTGTACCACCAGAATTTCCCATTAATGAAGAGGTACAAAAAGTAGCTGAGTTGAGAGAGGAGGAGCAATGGAATGATCAACCTCTGGACCAAAATTTCCCTCAAGACATAGCAGAACATATTAGAGGAGAGGTGCACTTTGATGATACAACAGATTGCTGGGACATACCAAAATGGATGCCTACAACTTCTGGTAAGTTCACTGTTAGTAGTGAATACTAAGGCACAGGGAACAAATCAATCCGGAATTTGCTAAAATATGGACTAAAGAGTTGCCTTTCAAAATTTCTTTCTTCTTGTGGAGGGTTTGGAAAGGAAAAGTTCCTACTGATGACTTATGGAGGAGAGGTAGTCATATGGTAGTGTCTAGATGTTGGTGTTGTATAGCACCACAGGAAGACTCTTTTCAACACTTATTTTTGACAAGTGAAACAGCAACTAAGGTGTGGAGGAGATTCATGCAAGCTGCAGGTTTGGGGATAAACGTAGTTCAGGTTCATCAGGTAATTAGAACATGGTGGGATGTAAAATATTGTCCTAAATTAAAACCTTTGTTTCAGGAAGCCCCAGCAGTGATTCTATGGGAACTGTGGAAGAGGAGAAATACAATAAAGCATGGGGGAACAATGTCCTGAAGTAGAGTGATTCATGAAGTGAATAAAATATTATATTATCTTGCAAGAGTTAGATATCCTTGGTTGCATAGCATCCCTCTATTGTGGCCACAGATGATCAGTTTTTTTGAGGGATACAGGCCATATATTGTTACAAAGAGAGTTACATAGCAGCTTCCTTATGATGGATGGTACAAGTGTAATACTGATGGTGCCTTTAGGGGGAATCCGGGTCCCAGTTCCTATGGATTTTGTGTGAGAAACCATGAAGGAGATTTGGTGTTTGCTAAGGCTAAGGAGATAGGGGAGACAACTAATATTGTAGCAGAAGCAAAGGCAATTGTAGAAGGATTGGTTTATTGTGTGGAAAGACAGCTTCACCCATTGATTATGGAGACTGATTCTCTTGTGATGAGGAAGATTATTGATGGTGAATTGGAGACTCCATAGTGTATAGGGATAGAAGTGAGAAGGATCAAGGACATAAAGAGTACATACAATGTACTCTTTCAGCATGTGTTAAGAGAGGGCAATACAGTTGTAGATTTTTTAGCTAaccttattttttcttttgtaggtacaataacatttcagtcttttcaagAACTTCCATCTAAAGTAAAAGCTTTGATCAATATGGACAAAGCTCAAATTCCAAACCTTAGTATAGAGTTGCAAAGAAGAAAGATCCAAACTGATGAACAATCTTGTCATAGTACTGCCTAAAGCTCATAATATATGTTACTGGACATTGCTAAACAATCTACCAGTGGCATTAGCATGGCATCATGCTCATTCTGGGGGCTGTTTAGCTTTGTTCTGAGTGTGTCACTTACAGGGCAAGGTAGTTAAGAAATTAAACTCACATAGGAGAAGTATACATTCTGTTTCAAGCAAGAAAATTTTTGGTTTGTGTAGAAGTTGGATGTTGTGTGGATTTTGTTGTATAGTTATAGGGTATTACTCAGTGGTATTAGTGTGTTTTCATGCTCATTCTGAGGAGACTCTATGGCTatatggtagaaaatcacaaggaACATTGCAGATGGTAGCAGATAAGTACAAAGAGAAACATCTGATGAACAGTAGGGCTATATTCACAGCCTTATATTGCAATCTCTTGTTTGAGTTGTTGTGCATTTTAAATCGTTGGAAAGAGATTTTAAACTGAGGTCTAGGACATGTACAGGAGGTTTTATACATGAATGGAGCAGTGCAGTCTATACATTGCATTTACATATTCATGATTTTGTTTCTGTTAGCATTGTGCAGGTTTTCTGACTTGTTCAACCTAAGGATTCAAGTCTGGTCCACATTGATATCAACTGGACAAGGCTTATGCACTCATGATGCTGTAGATTCGCGGTTGCGGCTTCACACAAGACTactacatctcttccttcatcaaAATGTTTCATTTCTTAGTGTATTGTATGATCATTATCCAGTGGTATTAGAGTGTTTACACTCTCATTCTGGAGGTGATAGTATAGTGCACAGAATATGCTGGATGAGGAGGAAATTGAGAATTATGATATTCACAGTTGAATCTTGGAACACTATAGCAGTTTGGAGTCCTGAAGTCCTGTGGTGTATTGGTTTGGAATTCCAATTTGGTCTTTGGAATGCATACTTTGGTGCCTGGTGAGAGTTTTATAGGTTCTACTTGGTATTTGCCATTGTCATTTGAATTCACACACACATGCAGGAGATGGGGTCAAACTGCAAGATATGGTGTAATAGCTAGCTCAGTAGTTTGTTATTTTAGAT encodes the following:
- the LOC138871563 gene encoding uncharacterized protein is translated as MPFQTLFPTIEVEHLIRTGSDHAPLLLSCGEESLKFVKPFKLLNFWANHETFLDVVRQNWIADFIGDPFLMFKQKLKRVKIALSKWSRLTYGDIFKQLAIREDVVRIKEMLFEEDSSIANRIVLQQIQAELKKYLNIEEQYWKQKAGMRWFEEGDRNTRFFHNHVNGKRQKLQLKRMKVADDTWIESPEAMSNAAVDFF